One Burkholderia gladioli genomic window, TCCGCGCGTGTTCATCGACATCACGCACGGCGAGGCGCGCTGCCCCTATTGCGGCACGCGCTACAAGCTGCGCGACGGCGAAGTCGTCCACGGCCACTGAGCGGCCCGCCCGGCGCGGCCGAGCTCGCGGCGGCCGCTAGTGGCACGCCCAGCAGGCGACTCGGTACCGCATCGGGCAGGAAGCGACGCGCGGCAGCATCGCGCCCGCGCCGCCTGCGTGCCTGGCGCGTCGCTGCCTTGCAGTTCGCGCCGCCCCGCCGCCACCGTTTCCCCCCGCAACCCGAGCGCGGCGCCCCGGCGACGCGTTTCAACAAGACACCGGATATCGACCTGATGCGTCGCGCGTTGGTAATCGCACCGAACTGGATCGGTGACGCATTGATGGCGCAGCCGCTTTTCGCGCTGCTGAAGAAACTGCACCCCCGCATCGTGATCGACGCGCTCGCGCCGAGCTGGGTCGCGCCCGTGCTCGAGCGCATGCCCGAGATCCACGAGGTGCACGCCACCGACCTGGCCCACGGCAAGCTGCAGATGCTGCGCCGCTGGCAACTGGCCAGCGACCTGCGCGAGGTCGGCTACGACGCCGCCTACGTGCTGCCGAATTCGCTGAAATCGGCGCTGATCCCCTGGCTGGCCGGGATCCCGCTGCGCATCGGCTATACCGGCGAGTCGCGCTACGCGCTGCTCAACGTGCGCCACGCGAACCCGCCCAAGGCGCGCGATTCGCGTCCGCCGATGGTGCCGTTCTATGCCGCGCTGGCCTACGCGCCCGGCGCGAAGCTCGACGAGGCGCTCAAGTCCCTGCCGATGCCGCGCCTGGAGGCCGACCTCAACGAGACCGCGCGCGTCTCGACGCGCTTCCACCTGGACACGCGCAAGCCGCTGATCGTCTTCTGCCCCGGCGCCGAGTACGGCCCGGCCAAGCGCTGGCCGCCCGAGCATTTCGCGGCGCTGGCGAGGATCGTCGGCCAATCCTTCCCCTATACGCAGATGATCGCGCTGGGCTCGCCCAAGGATGCGCCGGCCGCCCAGGCGATCGCCGATCAGGCCCCCGGCGTGCGCAACCTGTGCGGGCAGACCTCGCTGTCCGAGGCCTGCGCGCTGATCGCGCGCGCCAACGCGGTGGTCACCAACGATTCGGGCCTGATGCACGTGGCCGCCGCGCTGCGACGCCCGCTGGTCGCGCTTTATGGCTCGACCGATC contains:
- a CDS encoding zinc-finger domain-containing protein; translation: MSEIKERPLVELSAKDLPAYCPNPAMTRWSAHPRVFIDITHGEARCPYCGTRYKLRDGEVVHGH
- the waaF gene encoding lipopolysaccharide heptosyltransferase II, which translates into the protein MRRALVIAPNWIGDALMAQPLFALLKKLHPRIVIDALAPSWVAPVLERMPEIHEVHATDLAHGKLQMLRRWQLASDLREVGYDAAYVLPNSLKSALIPWLAGIPLRIGYTGESRYALLNVRHANPPKARDSRPPMVPFYAALAYAPGAKLDEALKSLPMPRLEADLNETARVSTRFHLDTRKPLIVFCPGAEYGPAKRWPPEHFAALARIVGQSFPYTQMIALGSPKDAPAAQAIADQAPGVRNLCGQTSLSEACALIARANAVVTNDSGLMHVAAALRRPLVALYGSTDPRHTPPLSDLAKVQWLQLECSPCFQRECPLGHLNCLRELSPEQVFADLRGMLVGQR